GGTCGTCAATCTTTCTATTTAGATCATGATGGGTATATCGCGTTCGGCGAACATCTACCTACATACAAACCATCTCCAAAACCTGAAGCATATGGCGATTTAAGAAAAACTGTAAATGATGGTAAGGCTAAAATGCTTAATGTGTTAACTCCACATGGAAAATGGCATATTCACTCAACTTATGGTGATACTTTGAGAATGTTAACATTATCTAGAGGAATGGAGCCGTGCTGGATGAGTGAAAAGGATGCAGCAGACTTGGGTATTAAAGATAATGATTGGGTAGAAGTTTATAACGATCACGGTGTATATTGTACAAGAGCATGTGTTAGTGCGCGTATACCAAGTGGAGTTTGTATTGTTTATCACTCGCCGGAAAGAACCTACTCAGTTCCAAAATCACAAATTCGAGGTGGTAAACGTGCAGGGGGGCATAATAGCTTTACCCGTGTGCACTTAAAACCAAATTTATTGATGGGTGGTTATGGCCAATTTTCGTATCACTTTAATTATTGGGGGCCTGTTGGAGTTAATCGTGATACGCACGTGCTGGTTCGTAGAATGGATAAATTAGAATTTTAATAACTAAATATATAATGTTATGAATATAAGATCTCAAATAGCCATGGTTTTCCATCTCGATAAATGTATCGGGTGCCATACCTGTTCAATCGCATGTAAAAATATATGGACTGACAGAAAAGGCGCAGAATATATGTGGTGGAATAATGTAGAAACAAAACCCGGAACAGGCTATCCTACCAAATGGGAAAATCAAGATATATACAAAGGTGGATGGGAAAAAAACGGAGATTCAGTTTCTCTAAAAGGCACAGGAAAATTTAAAGGATTAAAAAATATTTTTCATAATCCTTATATGCCGGTATTGGACGATTATTATGAGCCATGGACATATAAATACCAAGATTTATTTACCGCACCTGAAGGTGATGATCAGCCGATAGCGCGACCAGTTTCCTTAGTTACTGGTGAAACAATTGAAATTAAAAGTGGACCCAATTGGGATGATGATTTAGGTGGGTCTCCGGATTTCGCGCGTCAGGATGTTAATATGGATAAATTAACTCCGGCTGAACAAGAGGCCATGTTCCAATTAGAACGTATGACCTTTCATTATTTGCCTCGTATTTGTAATCATTGTTTAAATCCGGCTTGTGTTGCTTCTTGTCCTTCCGGAGCATTGTATAAGCGTGGTGAAGATGGTGTTGTGTTAATTAATCAAGAGCGTTGTCGTGCATGGAGAATGTGTGTAACAGCTTGTCCTTATAAAAAATCGTATTACAACTGGCATACCGGGAAATCAGAAAAGTGTGTTTTATGTTATCCGCGTTTAGAATCAGGGCAAGCTCCGGCATGTTTTCATTCATGCGTTGGAAGAATTCGTTACCTGGGTGTGCTATTATATGACGCCGATAAAATCGAAGCGGTTGCTTCATGTAAAGAAGAAGAATTAGTTGATAAGCAAATTGACATTTATGTTGACCCTTTTGATCCTGCAGTTATAGAAGCTGCAATGCAAAACGGAATAGCGATGTCAACAATTGAGGCAGCTCAAAAATCACCGGTTTATAAATTTGTAAAAGTATGGAAACTGGCACTACCGTTGCATCCTGAATTTAGAACACTTCCAAATTTATTTTATGTACCAGCTTTACTGCCAGGCATGGCAAGTGTTCAAGATGGAATTTACAATACCACTACTAAGTCTTTGTGGCATGGTATTGACGGTACTCGTTTACCAATGAAATATCTGGCATCATTATTTAGTGCCGGCAATACAGATAAAGTTGCTGAAGTTTTAAAACGATTAATGGCAGTGAGAATGCATAGGCGTGGCGAAACAGTAGGTGATTTGAAGAAAGAAGAAATTGCTGATGCAATGAAAGAAATAGGATTAGCACCAAAAACAGCTGACGATATTTTCAGACTCACTACACTGGCAACTTTTGATGATCGATTCGTAATTCCTCCAGCGCATCGTGAAGAATCAATTGAAATGTTAGAAAATACAGCGGATGTAAAAGGTAATACCGGATTTGGATTTAAAGAAAGACCAGCACGAGGATTATGATAAATAAAAATATAATATTGTTTTTGTCGGAATTGTTTCGCTATCCTGAATCGGGCAGCCCTCAAAAGGTATTGGCCTGCCAAGAAGCTTTAGAATCAGATTATCCTACGGCAGCTAAACATTTATTGCCATTCACTAAGCATTTTATTTCATTGGATGATGATAAACGCGAAGAGTTATTTACAAAAACTTTTGATGTACAGCCAATATGTTATTTGGATCTGGGATATGTAATTTTTGGCGAAGATTATAAAAGAGGATCTTTTTTACTTCACATGCAAAATGAACAAAGCCAAGTGGGTAGAGATTGTAGTCCGGAACTCCCAGATCATCTCTATCATGTACTTCATCTTATAACTATGCATCCGGATGCGACATTTGTTGATGAGTTAGTGGCAAAAATTCTGGTACCTGCTGTTAAAAAGATGATGGCTGAATTTGATTCGGCCAAAATCGAGTTAAAAATGAAGGTGATTAAAAAACTTCATAATGCTTTAATTGCGGAAGATATGAATTTTGGTAATGTATATAATAATGCATTTGCAGCTCTCTTAAACGTATTGGAAATTGACTTTCAGGATGCGATTGCACAGTATAACCCAAAAGAGGAAAATTTAATAAGCGATTCTTTTTTCAATAAAAATAATTCAATAAATCAATTAGTAAACAACTATAAAATCGATTAATTATGCTAAACCAGTTGTTATTTGTAGCGTTGCCTTATGTGGCCTTGGCAATATTCTTAGTGGGATCTATATATAGATACCTTTATAAAGGCTTTAAAGTTTCCTCATTATCATCTCAATTTTTAGAGGGGAGACAATTATTTTTTGGAAGTCAACCCTTTCACTGGGGCTTGTTCTTTTTATTTTTCGGACATCTAATTGCTTTCTTATTTCCGTTATCCGTAATTGCATGGAATGGGCAAACCGTTAGATTGCTCATTCTTGAATGTGCTTCATTTGCATTCGGAATTAGTGCTTTGTGGGGTTTATTTGCGCTCATCGCAAGACGTTTAACAAACAAACGTGTTCAAATTGTAACAAGCAAAATGGACGTAGTTGTATATTTAGTATTGTTAGTTCAGATTATTTCCGGCTTATGCGTGGCTTATTTTAATCGTTGGGGTTCTAATTGGTTCGCTGCTTTTCTAACGCCTTATCTAAGATCAATATTTGTATTTGACCCGCAAATTGATGCGATTTCAACTGTAAATTCTATTTGGTTAAAAATACATGTTGTGTCGGCCTTTAGCATTATCGCCATCATACCATTCACCAGATTTGTTCACTTCTTGGTGTATCCGGTTGATTATTTATGGAGAAGCTATCAACAAGTAATTTGGAATTGGGATAGGAAATCAATACGAACTAGTAGAGCACACTCTGTTGGAGAGAAATCAAAGAATAATTAATTTGTACTATTAATATTATTTAAAATTTTTTCTATGGAAACTTCTGACATATATTTTAAAAAAAATTACTTTATTCCAATTCTATTTCTATTCACCATGCTTATTAGCGGTTTCGAAATTAAAGCGGAAGATGGCAAGAAAATATTTAAACAAAACTGTGGGGTGTGTCATACAACCACACAACAAAAATTAGTTGGTCCGGGGTTGGAAGGAGTGGGTACAAAATTTTCGGAAGATTGGTTAATTAAGTGGATTAAAGATTCACAAGCTCTTGTTAATAGTGGTGATGCATTAGCGGTTAAAGCTTTTGAAGAAGGAAACAAAATTGCTATGCCTCCATTTGCTAATTTAAGTGATCAAGACATTAAAGATATTCTTTCCTTTATTGCAACAGATGTTCCAGCGGCTAAGGAAGCACCGGGGGCAACTCCTGATGCGCAACCTGTTGTTGCGAAAAATCAAGAATGGACTACATTGTCTAAAGTTTTTTTGGGCTCTATGGTTATAATTATTCTTTTTCTTGGTGGATACCTTGTGTTTTTAAAGAAGCAACTTAATAAGTTAGGATATGTGACGGACTCAGTGCCTTTTAAGGATCAAGTGGAAGGGTATATTAAAAATAATGGCAAGTTTATTCTGTTCGTATGCATTATTCTTGGCATGACTGTTATGAAGTCTTGTATTTCAGAAATTATGTAATAGATATTAAGTAATTAAAAAAGGGAGTTGATTAATTAACCCCCCTTTTTTGTTTATATCAAAAAACTACCTACCAAAAAGCTAACCACACTTTGAGTGTCCGCAACTTTTACATTTTAAGCAACCTTCTTCGTAAATTAATCCTGATGGGTCGCCACAACTTGGACAGGATTTGTCTTTTGCCTGTGCTCCATTCGGAATAAATTGTTTTAATGCTCTTTCTAAACCTACTCTCCAAGTGGTTATTGTTTCATTAGCAAAGTGTAAATTTTCGATTAAATCTATCACATGCACCATTGGCATCCCATGTCTAAGCACTCCTGAAATTAGTTTCGCATAATTCCAATATTCTTTATTAAATAAACGTGATAATCCTTCAATGGTAACTTTATATCCGTCTTTATCCAGATATTGAAAATCATATCTGCTCTTACCGCCCGGAGTTTTTGATTTAATAATCCAACCTTTGCTAATCCATTCCGGAAAAACGAAAGCGTCCTCTGCTTTTCCTGTAAAAATTTCATAAGGTCTGTTATCAATCACGCCAACAAATGCTATCCACTTTTCACTTTGATTCATGAATCGCATAATTCTGGCATCAATTCTAGTTGGCCTTTTAGGTGGTATTGAATCTTTTATACTTGTAGATTTATTTTTTTCATTCTCGGCAACTAAAACACCGGATCTTGAACCGTCTCTGTATACCGTGATTCCTTTCAAGCCCGCTTCCCACGATTTTAAATATATTTC
This window of the Sphingobacteriaceae bacterium genome carries:
- the narH gene encoding nitrate reductase subunit beta, giving the protein MNIRSQIAMVFHLDKCIGCHTCSIACKNIWTDRKGAEYMWWNNVETKPGTGYPTKWENQDIYKGGWEKNGDSVSLKGTGKFKGLKNIFHNPYMPVLDDYYEPWTYKYQDLFTAPEGDDQPIARPVSLVTGETIEIKSGPNWDDDLGGSPDFARQDVNMDKLTPAEQEAMFQLERMTFHYLPRICNHCLNPACVASCPSGALYKRGEDGVVLINQERCRAWRMCVTACPYKKSYYNWHTGKSEKCVLCYPRLESGQAPACFHSCVGRIRYLGVLLYDADKIEAVASCKEEELVDKQIDIYVDPFDPAVIEAAMQNGIAMSTIEAAQKSPVYKFVKVWKLALPLHPEFRTLPNLFYVPALLPGMASVQDGIYNTTTKSLWHGIDGTRLPMKYLASLFSAGNTDKVAEVLKRLMAVRMHRRGETVGDLKKEEIADAMKEIGLAPKTADDIFRLTTLATFDDRFVIPPAHREESIEMLENTADVKGNTGFGFKERPARGL
- the narI gene encoding respiratory nitrate reductase subunit gamma — translated: MLNQLLFVALPYVALAIFLVGSIYRYLYKGFKVSSLSSQFLEGRQLFFGSQPFHWGLFFLFFGHLIAFLFPLSVIAWNGQTVRLLILECASFAFGISALWGLFALIARRLTNKRVQIVTSKMDVVVYLVLLVQIISGLCVAYFNRWGSNWFAAFLTPYLRSIFVFDPQIDAISTVNSIWLKIHVVSAFSIIAIIPFTRFVHFLVYPVDYLWRSYQQVIWNWDRKSIRTSRAHSVGEKSKNN
- a CDS encoding cytochrome c; its protein translation is MLISGFEIKAEDGKKIFKQNCGVCHTTTQQKLVGPGLEGVGTKFSEDWLIKWIKDSQALVNSGDALAVKAFEEGNKIAMPPFANLSDQDIKDILSFIATDVPAAKEAPGATPDAQPVVAKNQEWTTLSKVFLGSMVIIILFLGGYLVFLKKQLNKLGYVTDSVPFKDQVEGYIKNNGKFILFVCIILGMTVMKSCISEIM